In Candidatus Paceibacterota bacterium, a single window of DNA contains:
- the infB gene encoding translation initiation factor IF-2 — protein MIKQEETELDEKKEKTILEIPENITVKDLALKMNIKPTELITVLIRNKIFANINEVLDFDTASIIADDFNFELARARSEMDKRRQRLKTETGKGGKKRPPVVVVMGHVDHGKTTLLDKILETNVASSEFGGITQHFSAYQVKKKGELITFLDTPGHEAFHAMRQRGAYITDIAVIVVAADDGVKPQTIEAIDFAKSVGVPIIIAMNKTDKSEANIDRVKKQLAEIDLLSEDWGGKTVCVNISAKTGEGIDQLLDMIILSADMEELKANPNSVAEGFVFESNLDPKIGPVAKVLIQNGTLKEGDYVTAGGAWGRIKKISNFAGKKITKALPSAPVTVIGLNGVPRAGSLLMAEESRFIAEKKVKEFLEKNKGEMESRPVTSAKMKEKIESNQVKKLNLIIKADTKGSLEAITGILETVGNENAIIQMLKAGVGNITETDIKLARSSKAVIAGFNINVSSDIKKFAEKEKVKIRIYNIIYELVNDAKEELASLLEPETVRTDLGNLKVIAMFKSGKKSAKIANIIFGAKVENGKIEKASMLEVFRKGEMIGKGVAKELQYNKKVADEVKAGNNAGITYEGNVLVEIGDVLKAYKEEKRKGKL, from the coding sequence ATGATCAAACAAGAAGAAACCGAACTTGACGAAAAAAAAGAAAAAACCATTCTTGAGATCCCTGAAAATATAACAGTGAAGGATCTTGCTTTGAAAATGAACATAAAGCCCACCGAGCTCATTACGGTGCTGATCAGGAATAAGATATTTGCGAATATAAACGAGGTTCTTGATTTCGACACGGCATCTATTATTGCCGACGATTTCAATTTCGAACTTGCAAGAGCAAGATCGGAGATGGACAAAAGAAGGCAGCGACTCAAGACGGAAACCGGAAAGGGAGGAAAAAAGAGGCCGCCCGTCGTTGTTGTCATGGGTCATGTTGATCATGGAAAAACAACTTTGCTTGACAAGATCCTCGAGACTAACGTTGCAAGCAGCGAGTTCGGCGGGATCACCCAGCATTTCAGCGCATATCAGGTGAAGAAAAAAGGAGAACTGATAACCTTTCTCGATACCCCGGGACATGAGGCATTTCATGCTATGCGCCAGAGGGGTGCGTATATAACCGATATTGCGGTCATTGTCGTTGCGGCGGATGACGGAGTCAAACCGCAGACCATCGAGGCCATCGATTTTGCAAAAAGCGTGGGGGTTCCGATCATCATTGCGATGAACAAGACCGACAAATCGGAAGCCAATATAGACAGGGTGAAGAAACAGCTTGCGGAGATAGACCTGCTTAGCGAGGATTGGGGAGGAAAGACGGTTTGCGTCAACATTTCCGCAAAGACCGGAGAAGGAATAGATCAGCTTTTGGATATGATCATACTCAGTGCGGATATGGAAGAGCTGAAAGCAAATCCGAATTCCGTGGCGGAGGGATTTGTTTTTGAATCGAACCTTGATCCGAAGATCGGGCCTGTCGCAAAGGTCCTGATCCAGAACGGGACATTGAAAGAAGGAGATTATGTGACCGCAGGCGGCGCGTGGGGAAGGATCAAAAAGATCTCCAATTTTGCCGGAAAAAAGATCACAAAGGCTCTGCCTTCGGCGCCGGTCACGGTTATCGGCCTGAACGGAGTTCCAAGGGCGGGATCGCTTCTTATGGCCGAAGAAAGCAGATTTATTGCAGAGAAAAAAGTGAAAGAATTCCTGGAAAAGAACAAAGGAGAAATGGAATCGAGGCCTGTCACGAGCGCAAAGATGAAAGAGAAGATCGAATCCAACCAGGTAAAGAAGCTCAATCTGATAATCAAAGCGGACACGAAAGGCTCGCTTGAGGCCATTACGGGAATACTCGAAACGGTTGGAAATGAAAATGCCATAATTCAGATGCTGAAGGCTGGAGTCGGGAATATAACCGAGACCGATATCAAACTGGCGCGTTCTTCAAAGGCGGTAATTGCGGGATTCAATATAAATGTAAGTTCCGATATTAAAAAATTCGCGGAAAAAGAAAAAGTTAAGATCAGGATATATAATATAATCTACGAGTTGGTAAATGATGCAAAAGAAGAACTGGCATCACTTCTCGAACCGGAGACCGTCAGGACGGACCTCGGAAATCTCAAGGTCATTGCGATGTTCAAGTCCGGGAAGAAGTCGGCAAAAATCGCCAATATAATCTTTGGCGCAAAAGTTGAGAACGGAAAGATCGAGAAAGCATCCATGCTGGAAGTCTTCCGTAAAGGAGAAATGATCGGAAAAGGAGTGGCAAAGGAGCTCCAGTATAACAAGAAAGTGGCAGATGAAGTTAAGGCCGGAAACAATGCGGGAATCACATATGAAGGAAATGTGCTGGTTGAGATCGGAGACGTTCTGAAAGCTTATAAAGAAGAAAAAAGAAAAGGAAAACTATAA
- the rbfA gene encoding 30S ribosome-binding factor RbfA, with translation MKARIIRVNELIKQEVAEIMLEDINFPAGTLVTVVAAKVSVDLRYADIIISVYPSGNREAALEALNENIYAMQQIINKKLSMKPVPKIRFRVDESAEYVEKIERLIRKSKEE, from the coding sequence ATGAAAGCAAGGATCATAAGAGTGAATGAACTGATAAAACAAGAGGTTGCCGAGATCATGCTGGAAGACATAAACTTTCCGGCCGGAACTCTTGTCACGGTTGTGGCGGCTAAAGTGTCCGTCGATCTTCGATATGCCGATATTATCATCAGCGTTTATCCTTCAGGCAACAGGGAAGCGGCGCTGGAGGCTCTGAATGAAAATATATATGCGATGCAGCAGATCATAAACAAGAAACTCTCCATGAAACCAGTTCCGAAGATCAGGTTCAGGGTTGATGAAAGCGCGGAATATGTCGAGAAAATAGAAAGGCTCATCAGAAAAAGCAAGGAAGAGTGA
- a CDS encoding bifunctional oligoribonuclease/PAP phosphatase NrnA, translating to MNEAAKIIKESKDILIMAHKNPDGDAIGSVLGLGIALNIPGKTITCFSQDPVPKVFGFLPELSMIKNSIEPKEYDLIVLLDCDNLNRTGIKESGKVFEGYKKLLIIDHHPRSENNECIGNCHKVIDPTASSTAVMIYCLLKELKIEITKDIANCIFTGIFADTGSFQHSNTDEKTLKVAAELMKKGARSEKIAKQIFKNRTMPAIKLWGKALSRIETDKETGMAVSYLSKKDLEENNVSQEELSGLVSTINTISDSKFSLFLTEYGENKLKGSLRSEEYKGIDVSRIAKSLGGGGHKLASGFEMDGQIKESIEKITKMILETKKDPIANNQ from the coding sequence ATGAATGAAGCGGCAAAAATAATAAAGGAAAGCAAGGATATTTTGATTATGGCCCATAAGAATCCCGACGGGGATGCTATTGGGTCTGTTTTGGGATTAGGGATCGCGCTTAATATTCCTGGAAAGACGATAACCTGCTTTTCCCAGGACCCGGTTCCGAAAGTATTCGGTTTCCTTCCGGAGTTATCGATGATAAAAAACAGCATCGAGCCAAAGGAATATGACCTGATCGTGCTGCTTGATTGTGACAATCTGAACCGGACCGGAATAAAGGAGTCCGGCAAAGTTTTCGAAGGTTACAAAAAACTTCTCATCATTGACCATCACCCGAGATCGGAAAATAATGAGTGCATAGGAAATTGCCATAAAGTGATAGATCCCACGGCATCTTCAACGGCTGTAATGATCTACTGCCTTCTGAAAGAACTGAAGATCGAGATAACGAAAGATATTGCGAACTGCATTTTCACCGGAATATTCGCCGATACGGGAAGCTTCCAGCACAGCAATACCGACGAGAAGACACTGAAGGTTGCCGCGGAACTGATGAAAAAAGGCGCAAGGTCCGAAAAAATAGCCAAGCAGATATTCAAGAACAGGACAATGCCGGCCATAAAACTTTGGGGAAAGGCCCTGAGCCGGATCGAGACCGATAAGGAGACAGGCATGGCGGTTTCGTATCTATCAAAGAAAGACCTTGAAGAAAACAATGTCAGCCAGGAGGAACTTTCGGGGCTCGTGAGCACCATAAACACCATAAGCGATTCCAAGTTCTCGCTGTTTCTGACGGAATATGGCGAAAACAAACTGAAGGGCAGTCTTCGAAGCGAGGAATATAAAGGCATAGATGTATCAAGGATAGCGAAAAGTCTGGGCGGCGGAGGCCACAAGCTGGCATCCGGATTTGAGATGGACGGCCAGATCAAGGAGAGCATTGAAAAGATAACCAAAATGATCCTGGAAACAAAAAAAGATCCTATAGCCAATAATCAATAG
- a CDS encoding deoxyribonuclease IV, which translates to MNFGAHISIEGGIGKAPKRAHTIGCECFQMFSRSPHGGKAADISKEKADEFKKERKKYKLKGCYIHTPYYINLASTDNRIYYGSISAIRKELEVADLIGAEAVVTHLGSARELGKAEADKKLVQGLVKIFRHSPASKKETKFKAVLLLEITAGAGEIMGDSFEEISNFIKETEKEVRKNKLGVCFDTAHAFASGYDLRNEKAVKKTFDRFDNMIGLERLGLIHCNDSLADFGSHVDRHDNIGSGKIGLAGFEAILNDARLKNMDLIIETPNGKEKEDIGKLRSIIKKLR; encoded by the coding sequence ATGAATTTTGGAGCGCATATATCCATCGAGGGAGGGATCGGGAAAGCTCCCAAAAGAGCTCACACTATTGGCTGTGAGTGTTTTCAAATGTTTTCGAGATCTCCTCACGGAGGGAAGGCGGCAGACATCTCAAAGGAGAAAGCTGATGAATTCAAAAAAGAGCGCAAGAAATATAAGCTGAAAGGATGCTACATACACACGCCGTACTATATCAATCTAGCGTCAACGGACAATCGGATCTATTATGGGTCCATATCTGCCATCAGAAAAGAGCTTGAGGTTGCGGATCTGATCGGCGCGGAGGCGGTCGTTACGCATCTGGGTTCCGCCAGAGAGCTTGGAAAGGCTGAGGCGGACAAGAAACTTGTCCAGGGACTGGTAAAAATATTCCGGCATTCCCCTGCCTCAAAAAAGGAAACAAAATTCAAAGCGGTGCTTCTGCTAGAAATTACGGCCGGTGCCGGCGAGATCATGGGAGACAGTTTTGAAGAGATCTCGAATTTTATAAAAGAAACGGAAAAAGAGGTCAGGAAAAATAAATTGGGCGTATGCTTTGATACGGCTCATGCTTTTGCTTCGGGATATGATCTCAGGAATGAGAAGGCCGTGAAAAAAACTTTTGACCGCTTTGACAATATGATCGGACTGGAAAGGCTGGGGTTGATCCATTGCAACGATTCATTGGCGGATTTCGGTTCCCATGTCGATAGACATGACAACATCGGAAGTGGTAAAATTGGACTAGCCGGATTTGAAGCGATCTTGAACGATGCACGGCTCAAGAATATGGATCTTATAATTGAAACGCCAAATGGCAAAGAGAAAGAGGATATCGGGAAATTAAGGAGCATAATAAAAAAACTGAGATAA
- a CDS encoding uracil-DNA glycosylase, protein MIKELEEQLLKCEKCSLSKTRTHVVPGEGSLKAEIMFIGEGPGQKEDELGRPFVGAAGKLLDKMIGSIGLKREDVFIANVVKCRPPQNRDPLPEEVEACRNWLDEQVKLIDPKMLVLLGRHSMDRFLPGLRISQDHGKPKRYRGRVYFPVYHPAAALYRRSLIEDLEKDFKKIPKILKLIDSENADRSKDKGESAIEKHEMGT, encoded by the coding sequence ATGATCAAAGAATTAGAAGAACAATTGTTGAAATGCGAGAAATGTTCACTTTCAAAGACCAGAACTCATGTTGTTCCGGGAGAAGGGAGCCTGAAGGCTGAGATCATGTTCATCGGCGAGGGGCCGGGCCAGAAAGAAGATGAGCTCGGGCGTCCTTTTGTCGGGGCTGCGGGAAAACTGCTGGATAAGATGATAGGATCGATCGGGCTCAAGAGAGAGGATGTCTTCATCGCAAATGTGGTGAAATGCCGTCCTCCTCAGAATCGCGATCCCCTTCCCGAAGAGGTCGAGGCATGCAGGAACTGGCTGGACGAGCAGGTGAAATTGATCGATCCCAAGATGCTGGTTCTTCTCGGAAGGCATTCTATGGACAGATTCCTTCCCGGACTCCGGATATCGCAGGATCATGGAAAACCGAAAAGGTACCGTGGGCGGGTTTATTTTCCCGTGTATCACCCGGCGGCCGCGCTTTATAGAAGGTCTCTCATTGAAGATCTTGAGAAGGATTTCAAAAAGATACCGAAGATCCTGAAACTTATCGATTCGGAAAATGCCGATAGATCGAAAGATAAAGGAGAATCCGCCATAGAGAAGCATGAGATGGGGACGTAG
- a CDS encoding lysylphosphatidylglycerol synthase transmembrane domain-containing protein: protein MGSILESLSFFPTSSIIIVFLANFVAAILISTLRWKIVIEAQENCKIDFSKVMIAKLAGFTMSYITPSVMVGGEPIRVYMLKESAGLSWEKSLATAVIDQTIYFFSLLLLMIIGFLFLADHFSLPRGITYGFWAIIIIGIIVLHIFYNRVISKTPGQEGFFMFIINTFRLNKIRYIRNKEKSINNTERIISDFFRNKREALFQVFMLAVAEVAAYLVVVWVLAMYLGAEVTVFSSISIFAIITLASFVPIPGSLGSMEASITFIFDLLTLGGGNGFTFSLIFRLVNILTVIAGFFAIVYFEVKNIKDKFKQAPQELSDFHRFILNIFHRKD from the coding sequence ATTGGAAGTATATTGGAATCTCTGTCTTTCTTTCCAACCTCTTCGATCATAATTGTTTTCCTCGCCAACTTTGTGGCAGCTATATTGATTTCCACTTTGCGATGGAAGATCGTGATCGAGGCGCAGGAAAATTGCAAGATAGATTTTTCAAAAGTAATGATAGCCAAGCTCGCGGGTTTTACCATGAGTTATATAACTCCGTCTGTTATGGTGGGCGGAGAGCCGATAAGGGTCTATATGTTGAAGGAAAGCGCAGGACTGAGCTGGGAAAAGTCGCTTGCGACCGCGGTCATAGACCAGACGATCTATTTCTTCTCGCTTCTCCTATTGATGATAATAGGATTTTTGTTTTTAGCGGACCATTTTTCACTTCCGAGGGGCATAACTTATGGATTTTGGGCGATAATTATCATAGGCATAATCGTTCTTCATATATTTTATAATAGAGTGATCTCCAAAACTCCGGGCCAGGAAGGCTTTTTCATGTTTATAATAAACACTTTCAGGCTGAATAAGATCCGGTATATAAGAAACAAGGAAAAGAGCATAAATAACACCGAAAGGATAATTTCCGATTTTTTCAGAAATAAGAGAGAGGCGCTATTCCAGGTGTTTATGCTTGCGGTTGCGGAAGTGGCTGCCTATCTTGTGGTGGTGTGGGTGCTTGCAATGTATTTGGGGGCAGAAGTGACGGTTTTCAGTTCCATCTCCATATTTGCCATCATAACACTGGCAAGCTTTGTTCCGATCCCCGGATCGCTGGGAAGTATGGAGGCTTCCATAACTTTCATATTCGACCTTCTGACGCTTGGAGGGGGCAATGGATTCACTTTCAGTCTGATCTTCAGGCTTGTGAACATACTGACGGTTATCGCAGGCTTTTTCGCAATTGTATATTTTGAGGTCAAGAACATAAAGGATAAATTCAAGCAGGCTCCTCAGGAACTGAGCGATTTTCACAGATTCATTCTCAACATATTCCACAGAAAAGATTAA
- a CDS encoding VTT domain-containing protein: MPPDLNLYLGLFISSLLSSSFFPMTSDGVVIYLVLKGFDALTVVLVASLGSYSGFCSIYLVSYFGREVLLDRVVKIKKSKMEKAEKFFKKYGSLALFFAWLPFIGEAFVAIAGIFKVNFLVFSIMTYVGTLLRFAVIAYIFKYLV, translated from the coding sequence ATGCCTCCAGATCTCAATTTATACTTAGGATTGTTCATCTCCAGTCTTCTCTCGTCCTCTTTTTTTCCAATGACATCCGACGGAGTCGTTATTTATCTAGTTTTAAAGGGTTTTGATGCGTTGACTGTCGTTTTGGTTGCATCCCTGGGAAGCTATTCGGGATTCTGCTCGATATATCTGGTAAGTTATTTTGGAAGAGAGGTTTTGCTTGATAGGGTTGTTAAAATAAAGAAAAGCAAGATGGAGAAGGCAGAGAAGTTCTTTAAAAAATACGGATCCCTTGCTCTTTTTTTCGCCTGGCTCCCCTTTATTGGCGAGGCCTTTGTGGCGATTGCCGGCATATTTAAGGTCAATTTTCTCGTTTTTTCGATTATGACTTATGTTGGAACGCTTTTAAGGTTTGCCGTGATCGCCTATATTTTCAAATATCTCGTGTGA
- a CDS encoding four helix bundle protein, which yields MEAFRFLRWKVYQDARELFQIVIKIVSKLPNGLRHELGNQLTRSSFSIVLNIAEGSGKDSDKELNRYFDIAIGSTNETLAGLDVLRHNKIISEEMFEKLLKKCESISKQLGGFKKYIKK from the coding sequence ATGGAAGCCTTCAGATTTCTAAGGTGGAAGGTATATCAAGATGCCAGAGAACTTTTTCAGATTGTCATAAAAATCGTTTCCAAACTTCCAAATGGACTAAGACATGAATTAGGAAACCAGCTTACAAGATCAAGTTTCTCAATAGTTCTGAATATAGCCGAAGGCAGTGGTAAAGATTCCGACAAAGAATTAAACAGATATTTCGATATCGCAATAGGATCTACAAATGAAACTTTGGCGGGACTGGATGTTTTGCGACATAATAAAATAATATCTGAAGAAATGTTCGAGAAATTGCTGAAAAAATGCGAAAGTATTTCCAAACAATTGGGAGGATTCAAGAAATATATTAAGAAATGA